Proteins encoded together in one Maricaulis maris window:
- a CDS encoding N-acyl-D-amino-acid deacylase family protein, with translation MYDLKITDGQIHDGAGAEPVVADIAINNGVIAAIGPDLGPAARTLDANGKLVTPGFIDIHTHYDGQASWDGMLRPSIDHGVTTAVMGNCGVGFAPVREADHDKLIKLMEGVEDIPGTALHEGLTWDWESFPDYLDALARIPRTIDIAAMVPHDPLRVYVMGDRAVHSEPANDTDIAEMRRLTREALEAGAIGFATGRSDVHKTADGEWTPSSESTREELTGIARAFEGLGHGVVQAVSDFNLERGEQEFDEEWSIIADYAKASGRPFSFSLMQRDFAPDQWLKLIERTEALKADGVDARMQVAPRAIGVFLGFNCTFHPFMGYPTYKTIADLPLDERVARMKDPAFKAQILSEKTDKLSGPGSSVPPLADLLMEHIEFVAEKFFQLGNPPDYEQSGENSLAARAREQGVSLMEMIYDTLLERDGHELIYLPLYNYTELNYDNVLKMMEHPQALYGLSDGGAHVGTVCDASMPTYMLTHWTRDRKRGRKLDLPRVVRMLTGAQADYMGMTDRGYLRAGLKADINIIDLDRLQMEPPHMERDLPAGGQRLLQGATGYVATIVAGEVVMEEGKLTGAMPGTVYRAGQQQALAAE, from the coding sequence ATGTATGATCTCAAGATCACCGACGGTCAGATCCATGACGGTGCCGGTGCTGAACCGGTTGTCGCGGATATTGCGATCAACAATGGCGTCATCGCAGCCATCGGTCCCGATCTCGGCCCGGCGGCGCGCACCCTCGATGCCAACGGCAAACTCGTCACGCCGGGCTTTATCGATATCCACACCCATTATGACGGCCAGGCGAGTTGGGATGGGATGCTGCGCCCATCCATTGATCACGGTGTCACAACGGCTGTGATGGGCAATTGCGGTGTCGGCTTCGCGCCGGTGCGCGAGGCCGATCATGACAAGCTGATCAAGTTGATGGAGGGGGTCGAGGACATTCCCGGTACCGCCCTTCACGAGGGCCTGACCTGGGACTGGGAGAGCTTTCCGGACTATCTCGACGCCTTGGCCAGGATCCCGCGCACGATCGATATCGCGGCCATGGTCCCGCATGACCCGTTGCGCGTCTATGTCATGGGCGACCGCGCAGTCCACTCCGAACCCGCCAATGATACCGACATCGCCGAGATGCGTCGGCTGACCCGTGAAGCGCTGGAGGCCGGCGCGATCGGGTTTGCCACGGGGCGTTCCGACGTTCACAAGACGGCCGATGGCGAGTGGACGCCTTCGTCCGAATCCACCCGTGAGGAGCTGACCGGCATTGCCCGCGCCTTTGAAGGGCTGGGGCATGGCGTCGTTCAGGCGGTCTCCGATTTCAACCTCGAGCGCGGCGAGCAGGAGTTCGACGAGGAATGGTCGATCATCGCTGACTACGCCAAGGCGTCCGGCCGTCCTTTCTCCTTTTCCCTGATGCAGCGCGACTTTGCGCCGGATCAATGGCTCAAGCTGATCGAGCGCACCGAGGCCCTGAAGGCTGACGGTGTGGATGCCCGCATGCAGGTTGCGCCGCGCGCCATCGGCGTCTTCCTCGGCTTCAATTGCACTTTCCATCCGTTCATGGGGTACCCGACCTACAAGACCATCGCTGATCTGCCGCTGGACGAGCGGGTGGCGCGCATGAAGGACCCGGCCTTCAAGGCGCAGATCCTGTCGGAGAAGACCGACAAGCTGTCCGGTCCCGGCTCGTCCGTGCCGCCGCTCGCCGATCTCCTGATGGAGCATATCGAGTTCGTCGCCGAGAAATTCTTCCAGCTCGGCAATCCACCGGACTATGAGCAATCCGGGGAGAATTCACTCGCTGCGCGGGCCCGTGAGCAGGGCGTCTCGCTGATGGAGATGATCTATGACACGCTGCTGGAACGCGACGGTCACGAGCTGATCTACCTGCCGCTCTATAACTATACGGAGCTCAATTACGACAATGTGCTCAAGATGATGGAGCACCCCCAGGCGCTCTACGGCCTGTCCGATGGCGGCGCCCATGTCGGCACGGTCTGTGACGCCTCCATGCCGACCTACATGCTCACGCACTGGACCCGCGACCGCAAGCGCGGCCGCAAGCTCGACCTGCCGCGCGTGGTGCGCATGCTGACCGGCGCCCAGGCGGATTATATGGGAATGACAGACCGCGGCTATCTGCGGGCCGGGCTCAAGGCCGATATCAACATCATCGATCTTGACCGGCTGCAGATGGAACCGCCGCACATGGAGCGCGACCTGCCAGCCGGCGGCCAGCGTCTCCTGCAAGGCGCGACGGGCTATGTCGCGACCATCGTCGCCGGCGAGGTGGTGATGGAAGAGGGAAAGCTCACCGGCGCCATGCCGGGCACGGTCTACCGGGCCGGCCAGCAGCAGGCGCTGGCAGCGGAGT
- a CDS encoding bile acid:sodium symporter family protein: MMFSVALSLSVRDFALVRKEPLRVLGGVAVQLVGLPLLTLGLILLLSPPASVALGMLIVASCPGGNVSNLLTRIAGGNTAYSVTLTSISSVSAAILTPLSILFWSGLYAPADALVHALEVDPLPFFVQTAALLAVPLALGMALNAWKPVLSDRIGRVLAPLALACIALLVVVGIVQNWTIILITGALILPIVVLHNSSAFALGWLSGRALGMEPARRRALTFEVGIQNAGLGLVILLSQFDGVGGAAAIIGMWSIWHLIGGSLLAGLFRLADSRTLGRNASERDT, encoded by the coding sequence ATGATGTTCTCGGTCGCCCTGTCTCTGAGCGTTCGGGACTTTGCCCTGGTCCGCAAGGAACCCTTGCGGGTTTTGGGCGGGGTGGCCGTTCAACTGGTCGGCCTGCCGTTGCTGACACTCGGCCTGATACTGCTGTTGTCGCCGCCGGCCAGTGTGGCTCTTGGCATGTTGATCGTGGCCAGTTGTCCCGGCGGCAATGTTTCCAACCTCCTGACCCGTATTGCCGGTGGCAATACCGCCTATTCGGTCACGCTCACCTCGATCTCGAGCGTGTCTGCGGCGATCCTGACTCCGCTGTCGATCCTTTTCTGGTCCGGGCTTTATGCGCCGGCAGACGCCCTCGTTCACGCGCTCGAGGTCGATCCCTTGCCCTTCTTTGTCCAGACCGCCGCCCTGCTGGCGGTGCCACTGGCGCTCGGCATGGCGCTCAATGCGTGGAAGCCGGTCCTGTCGGACCGCATCGGTCGGGTGCTTGCCCCGCTGGCGCTCGCCTGCATCGCCCTGCTTGTGGTGGTGGGGATCGTTCAGAACTGGACGATCATCCTGATCACCGGCGCGTTGATCCTGCCGATCGTCGTGCTGCACAACAGCTCGGCTTTTGCTCTTGGCTGGCTCAGCGGCCGGGCCCTCGGCATGGAGCCGGCGCGACGGCGGGCCCTGACCTTCGAGGTCGGGATCCAGAATGCCGGGCTTGGTCTGGTCATCCTGCTCAGCCAGTTCGACGGGGTTGGCGGCGCCGCGGCGATCATCGGCATGTGGAGCATCTGGCATCTGATCGGGGGCTCGCTGCTCGCGGGCTTGTTCCGGCTTGCCGATTCGCGGACACTCGGCCGAAACGCCTCAGAGCGTGACACATGA
- a CDS encoding helix-turn-helix domain-containing protein has product MSCAIAQTLNQVGDWWTLLIVRDAMKGARRFSDFHDSTGIAKNILTDRLNKLVQNGIMMREEVGVRGQRQEYVLTERGEALFPILIAMQQWGDKWIYGETELPLELFDVRTGEQLAPISVANESGEEVTHRDVAGREPRSGSVREAG; this is encoded by the coding sequence ATGTCATGCGCGATCGCGCAGACTTTGAATCAGGTGGGTGATTGGTGGACGCTCCTGATTGTGCGTGATGCCATGAAAGGGGCTCGCCGGTTCAGCGATTTCCACGACAGCACCGGTATTGCCAAGAACATTCTGACCGACCGACTGAACAAGCTGGTCCAGAACGGCATCATGATGCGCGAAGAAGTCGGTGTCCGCGGCCAGCGCCAGGAGTATGTCCTGACCGAACGTGGCGAAGCGCTTTTCCCGATCCTCATCGCCATGCAGCAATGGGGCGATAAATGGATTTACGGTGAGACCGAGCTTCCGCTTGAACTCTTCGATGTCCGGACGGGTGAGCAGCTGGCACCAATCAGCGTTGCCAATGAAAGCGGCGAGGAAGTGACCCATCGCGATGTGGCCGGTCGCGAGCCGCGGAGCGGGTCTGTTCGCGAAGCCGGCTAG